One Hordeum vulgare subsp. vulgare chromosome 4H, MorexV3_pseudomolecules_assembly, whole genome shotgun sequence DNA window includes the following coding sequences:
- the LOC123447944 gene encoding DEAD-box ATP-dependent RNA helicase FANCM isoform X3 has product MAALPPSYPSAIAVDEDDDGFDWDAAVREIDSACALASASTSGVSTSNPLPPPQPSAAPSSGFAPSAAAPSFHGPSTGVARQSTLDRFVDSFTRRQAAKDRPLLAPSVPVEPAVPHGANIEVREYQQYIVQKALFTNTLVALPTGLGKTFIAAVVMYNYFRWFPEGKIVFTAPSRPLVTQQIEACHNTVGIPQKWTIDMKGNLSPSMRSSLWKSKRVFFVTPQILENDIQSGICMVKQLVCLVIDEAHRASGNHAYCVAVRQLVAAAVPLRILALTATPGSKQPNIQAVINNLCISELIHRDESDPEVKRYVNTRTVELIKVPVGSDTTQVNAMILDLINTHVVQLRAAGVIDNRDAANWNPHQLLILRTKFSQAPPPNIPLEKKKEIHKSFAALVSLCHVSKMLWSHGIKPAHESIKAKLKEGHSWNFASKNQTFWDAMNMMQKVSSEGLPSPKVQKLAEVLVDHFHKNDSKVSRVIIFSHFRESVNEIFGSLRDSGDGLFRPAQFIGQTCTGDRRKGQTQKMQQAILQKFRAGEYNILVATSIGEEGLDIMEVDLVICFDANVSPLRMIQRMGRTGRKHEGQVVVLACEGQELQGYTKKQGGARTMKNLLRKGNAFEYHSSPRMVPHVYSPEVKYVKLSIEKYVHCSKKRKVDASGTPHILNKLSEEDGLLIAQYFSSSKEDTWKPSLVAFPSFQVSPCDIYRVPHSYRTTDMLIDTMQQLQDVSFSKTKCGSPLQEPADVAAFEDQALEGHHFSSGEVSSSKSASVPSSLVNKYPFHSFFSGEYVAVDVRGYISITFVPALPRISEFHKDTRNINWEHTIQNKTTSKSTADASGQITDSTYSSKLVYEGNALNSAPHFPEYSEQSNQADGTHVLSPSTPSKTVTSPIEKWDTPCNAKLASPVLSGQEDMELSPRLTHYIEEGIVPESPVLEVSHEQLEIDSAADLGFVAKVSSSKSHIQGAQRNRPECSDGPLSFVREGQFPAGVMEHHASSRENILVQTQAKTEEPMCSSKAKIYCSPASHTPTANLLCDSMSDDWQPKSVGNTSGSVQELPKYRRLRKCGDKIKRVSSLSLNERYNGSVGGQCDQMEHDVGNRRKAKRRMDIYIDEEVEVSEDADISPDEDDDRSEDKYEDSFIDDQTTPTGRFTQSEQGGENSNTNDMMAFYRRSLLSQSTVVLPSRYQDVSDNSGSRAGSASCSSGNLHNSIETPQGIQFPQIYGTTDPSPIGHQQMSLERASLIKVQGETSVINCESTTKPDSRKRKLSFEQAASISVINLEPEPAPPSSHVATEVGNDMYWDDAFFENLDFDAIEAQATEQLRLQKAQSAQKPTETKRASDVSFTPPSFDLGI; this is encoded by the exons ATGGCGGCGCTCCCACCGTCCTACCCTTCGGCCATCGCcgtcgacgaagacgacgac GGCTTCGATTGGGATGCGGCCGTGCGGGAGATCGACAGCGCCTGCGCCCTCGCCTCAGCTTCCACGAGCGGCGTGTCGACCTCAAACCCGCTGCCGCCGCCCCAGCCCTCGGCCGCCCCGTCGTCGGGCTTCGCTCcctcggccgccgcgccctccttccACGGGCCGTCCACGGGCGTCGCGCGGCAGTCTACGCTCGACCGCTTCGTCGACTCATTCACCAGGAGGCAGGCTGCGAAGGACAGGCCACTCCTTGCGCCGTCGGTTCCTGTGGAGCCAGCAGTGCCGCATGGTG CTAATATAGAAGTCCGAGAGTACCAACAATATATTGTCCAAAAGGCTTTGTTTACAAATACACTAGTAGCCCTGCCAACTGGGCTCGGCAAAACTTTTATCGCAGCCGTGGTGATGTATAACTATTTTAGATGGTTTCCTGAAG GTAAAATAGTATTCACAGCCCCTTCGCGTCCTCTTGTCACTCAGCAAATTGAGGCATGTCATAATACAGTGGGTATACCACAG AAGTGGACAATTGATATGAAAGGGAATCTAAGCCCTTCAATGAGATCAAGCTTGTGGAAGTCCAAACGAGTGTTCTTTGTCACTCCACAGATTCTTGAGAATGATATACAATCTG GTATATGCATGGTGAAACAACTTGTTTGCTTGGTGATAGATGAAGCTCATAGAGCTTCGGGAAATCATGCTTACTGTGTTGCTGTTCGCCAG TTGGTGGCAGCTGCTGTGCCGCTAAGAATTTTAGCTTTGACTGCTACACCAGGAT CAAAACAGCCAAATATCCAAGCTGTCATCAACAATTTATGCATCTCAGAGTTGATTCATCGTGATGAGAGTGATCCTGAAGTCAAACGATATGTTAACACACGTACAGTTGAACTCATAAAG GTTCCTGTTGGCAGTGATACAACTCAAGTCAATGCTATGATTTTGGATCTTATAAATACACATGTTGTTCAATTGCGTGCTGCTGGGGTGATTGATAATAGGGATGCTGCAAAT TGGAACCCACATCAGTTGCTTATTTTAAGGACGAAATTCAGCCAAGCACCTCCACCAAATATTCCTctggaaaagaaaaaggaaattcaTAAATCTTTTGCAGCTCTCGTGTCACTTTGTCATGTGAGTAAAATGCTTTGGAGCCATGGAATCAAGCCAGCACATGAGTCAATTAAAGCAAAATTGAAAGAAGG GCACTCTTGGAATTTTGCTTCAAAGAATCAAACCTTTTGGGATGCAATGAATATGATGCAGAAGGTCTCATCTGAAGGCTTACCCAGTCCAAAGGTGCAGAAATTGGCAGAAGTGTTGGTCGATCACTTTC ACAAAAATGATTCCAAGGTCTCACGGGTGATTATCTTTTCACACTTCCGGGAAAGTGTCAA TGAGATTTTCGGTTCATTAAGAGACAGTGGTGACGGACTTTTCAGACCTGCACAGTTCATCGGTCAAACCTGTACAG GTGACCGACGGAAGGGCCAGACACAGAAAATGCAACAAGCTATTTTACAG AAATTTCGAGCTGGGGAATACAATATTTTGGTGGCAACATCAATTGGTGAGGAAGGTCTAGATATTATGGAGGTGGATCTTGTGATTTGTTTCGATGCCAATGTCTCTCCATTAAGGATGATCCAGCGAATGGGAAGGACTGGGCGGAAGCACGAAGGACAAGTTG TGGTTTTGGCTTGTGAAGGGCAAGAGCTGCAAGGGTACACAAAGAAACAAGGAGGTGCTCGGACAATGAAGAACCTTTTGCGTAAAGGGAACGCCTTTGAATACCATTCTAGTCCCAGGATG GTTCCACATGTCTATAGCCCAGAAGTTAAATATGTTAAATTGTCAATAGAGAAGTATGTCCATTGCTCCAAGAAAAGAAAAGTTGATGCGAGTGGCACACCACACATTTTGAACAAACTTTCAGAGGAAGATGGCCTATTGATTGCTCAGTACTTCAGTTCAAGCAAAGAAGATACTTGGAAACCGTCTCTTGTTGCGTTCCCTAGTTTCCAGGTTTCTCCATGTGATATCTATAGAGTGCCTCACTCTTATCGAACTACAGATATGCTAATCGATACTATGCAACAACTTCAAGATGTTTCATTCTCTAAAACTAAG TGTGGCAGTCCTTTACAAGAACCTGCTGATGTAGCAGCTTTTGAGGATCAAGCGTTGGAAGGTCATCACTTTTCTTCTGGAGAAGTGTCATCGAGTAAAAGTGCCAGTGTGCCAAGCTCACTGGTCAACAAATATCCTTTCCACTCATTCTTCAGTGGGGAATATGTAGCTGTGGATGTTAGAGGCTACATCTCAATCACCTTTGTACCTGCCTTACCGAGAATATCCGAGTTCCATAAGGATACAAGGAATATAAATTGGGAACATACAATCCAGAACAAGACTACTTCGAAATCGACTGCAGATGCCAGTGGGCAAATAACAGATAGCACTTATTCGAGTAAATTGGTCTATGAAGGCAATGCACTAAATTCAGCTCCTCATTTCCCTGAATATTCGGAGCAAAGTAACCAAGCTGATGGCACACACGTACTTTCCCCCAGTACTCCATCTAAAACGGTTACAAGTCCAATAGAAAAATGGGACACACCATGCAATGCTAAACTAGCAAGCCCAGTTTTGTCAGGCCAGGAAGACATGGAACTTAGTCCTAGGTTAacacattatattgaagaaggaattgTTCCTGAGTCTCCAGTCCTTGAAGTAAGCCATGAACAATTAGAAATAGACAGTGCTGCTGATCTTGGTTTTGTTGCAAAGGTTAGTTCTTCAAAGTCACACATTCAGGGAGCTCAACGCAATCGGCCAGAATGTAGTGACGGGCCACTAAGTTTTGTGAGAGAAGGTCAATTTCCTGCTGGTGTCATGGAACATCATGCTTCCTCAAGAGAGAATATCCTAGTTCAGACTCAAGCAAAAACAGAAGAGCCAATGTGTTCTTCGAAGGCAAAAATCTACTGCAGTCCTGCTTCTCATACCCCCACAGCAAATCTACTGTGTGATAGTATGTCTGATGACTGGCAGCCTAAGTCAGTAGGGAATACTTCAGGATCAGTACAAGAATTACCGAAGTACAGAAGACTCCGCAAATGTGGTGACAAGATCAAACGGGTATCCTCATTGTCTTTGAATGAAAGATATAATGGATCTGTAGGAGGACAATGTGATCAGATGGAGCATGATGTTG GAAACAGAAGGAAGGCCAAGAGGCGTATggatatatatattgatgagGAAGTCGA AGTGTCTGAAGATGCTGATATTTCAccggatgaggatgatgatcggAGTGAAGATAAATATGAAGATAGCTTTATTGACGATCAGACAACTCCTACTGGCcgattcactcagagtgaacaagGTGGTGAAAACAGTAACACTAACGACATGATGGCTTTCTACAG ACGATCACTACTTAGTCAGTCAACGGTAGTCCTGCCTTCGAGATACCAAGATGTCTCTGATAATTCTGGTTCCAGAGCTGGAAGTGCAAGCTGTTCATCAGGGAACTTGCACAATTCTATCGAGACTCCACAAGGAATTCAATTCCCTCAAATATATGGTACCACTGACCCAAGTCCTATAGGCCACCAGCAAATGTCCCTGGAGAGAGCCAGTTTGATAAAGGTACAGGGTGAAACAAGTGTGATTAATTGCGAATCAACCACCAAACCAGATAGCAGAAAGAGAAAACTAAGCTTCGAGCAAGCCGCCTCAATCTCTGTCATAAACCTTGAGCCAGAACCAGCACCACCTTCCTCACATGTTGCTACTGAAGTCGGTAATGACATGTACTGGGATGATGCTTTCTTTGAGAACCTCGATTTCGATGCAATCGAAGCACAAGCGACCGAGCAACTTAGACTCCAGAAAGCACAATCAGCACAAAAACCAACAGAAACTAAGCGAGCATCTGATGTCAGCTTCACGCCTCCATCGTTTGATCTCGGGATCTGA
- the LOC123447944 gene encoding DEAD-box ATP-dependent RNA helicase FANCM isoform X1 yields the protein MAALPPSYPSAIAVDEDDDGFDWDAAVREIDSACALASASTSGVSTSNPLPPPQPSAAPSSGFAPSAAAPSFHGPSTGVARQSTLDRFVDSFTRRQAAKDRPLLAPSVPVEPAVPHGGGAHFMVRSDEGCSRKASEEKVVEGPRTAALDRFIDAFTRRQATKERPPPAPSVPVAAAVPPGDGGTHFAAHGDVGCLRRGSQEEVTEGSCTVALDHEAVQTWIYPTNIEVREYQQYIVQKALFTNTLVALPTGLGKTFIAAVVMYNYFRWFPEGKIVFTAPSRPLVTQQIEACHNTVGIPQKWTIDMKGNLSPSMRSSLWKSKRVFFVTPQILENDIQSGICMVKQLVCLVIDEAHRASGNHAYCVAVRQLVAAAVPLRILALTATPGSKQPNIQAVINNLCISELIHRDESDPEVKRYVNTRTVELIKVPVGSDTTQVNAMILDLINTHVVQLRAAGVIDNRDAANWNPHQLLILRTKFSQAPPPNIPLEKKKEIHKSFAALVSLCHVSKMLWSHGIKPAHESIKAKLKEGHSWNFASKNQTFWDAMNMMQKVSSEGLPSPKVQKLAEVLVDHFHKNDSKVSRVIIFSHFRESVNEIFGSLRDSGDGLFRPAQFIGQTCTGDRRKGQTQKMQQAILQKFRAGEYNILVATSIGEEGLDIMEVDLVICFDANVSPLRMIQRMGRTGRKHEGQVVVLACEGQELQGYTKKQGGARTMKNLLRKGNAFEYHSSPRMVPHVYSPEVKYVKLSIEKYVHCSKKRKVDASGTPHILNKLSEEDGLLIAQYFSSSKEDTWKPSLVAFPSFQVSPCDIYRVPHSYRTTDMLIDTMQQLQDVSFSKTKCGSPLQEPADVAAFEDQALEGHHFSSGEVSSSKSASVPSSLVNKYPFHSFFSGEYVAVDVRGYISITFVPALPRISEFHKDTRNINWEHTIQNKTTSKSTADASGQITDSTYSSKLVYEGNALNSAPHFPEYSEQSNQADGTHVLSPSTPSKTVTSPIEKWDTPCNAKLASPVLSGQEDMELSPRLTHYIEEGIVPESPVLEVSHEQLEIDSAADLGFVAKVSSSKSHIQGAQRNRPECSDGPLSFVREGQFPAGVMEHHASSRENILVQTQAKTEEPMCSSKAKIYCSPASHTPTANLLCDSMSDDWQPKSVGNTSGSVQELPKYRRLRKCGDKIKRVSSLSLNERYNGSVGGQCDQMEHDVGNRRKAKRRMDIYIDEEVEVSEDADISPDEDDDRSEDKYEDSFIDDQTTPTGRFTQSEQGGENSNTNDMMAFYRRSLLSQSTVVLPSRYQDVSDNSGSRAGSASCSSGNLHNSIETPQGIQFPQIYGTTDPSPIGHQQMSLERASLIKVQGETSVINCESTTKPDSRKRKLSFEQAASISVINLEPEPAPPSSHVATEVGNDMYWDDAFFENLDFDAIEAQATEQLRLQKAQSAQKPTETKRASDVSFTPPSFDLGI from the exons ATGGCGGCGCTCCCACCGTCCTACCCTTCGGCCATCGCcgtcgacgaagacgacgac GGCTTCGATTGGGATGCGGCCGTGCGGGAGATCGACAGCGCCTGCGCCCTCGCCTCAGCTTCCACGAGCGGCGTGTCGACCTCAAACCCGCTGCCGCCGCCCCAGCCCTCGGCCGCCCCGTCGTCGGGCTTCGCTCcctcggccgccgcgccctccttccACGGGCCGTCCACGGGCGTCGCGCGGCAGTCTACGCTCGACCGCTTCGTCGACTCATTCACCAGGAGGCAGGCTGCGAAGGACAGGCCACTCCTTGCGCCGTCGGTTCCTGTGGAGCCAGCAGTGCCGCATGGTG GTGGGGCGCACTTTATGGTCCGTAGCGACGAGGGGTGCTCGCGGAAGGCGAGCGAGGAGAAGGTCGTGGAGGGGCCCCGCACTGCGGCTCTCGACCGCTTCATCGACGCGTTCACCAGGAGGCAGGCCACGAAGGAGAGGCCGCCCCCTGCACCGTCGGTTCCTGTGGCGGCAGCGGTGCCACCTGGTGATGGCGGGACACACTTTGCGGCCCATGGCGATGTGGGTTGCTTGCGTAGGGGGAGCCAGGAGGAGGTCACGGAGGGGTCCTGCACCGTGGCGCTCGACCACGAGGCCGTGCAAACTTGGATCTATCCAA CTAATATAGAAGTCCGAGAGTACCAACAATATATTGTCCAAAAGGCTTTGTTTACAAATACACTAGTAGCCCTGCCAACTGGGCTCGGCAAAACTTTTATCGCAGCCGTGGTGATGTATAACTATTTTAGATGGTTTCCTGAAG GTAAAATAGTATTCACAGCCCCTTCGCGTCCTCTTGTCACTCAGCAAATTGAGGCATGTCATAATACAGTGGGTATACCACAG AAGTGGACAATTGATATGAAAGGGAATCTAAGCCCTTCAATGAGATCAAGCTTGTGGAAGTCCAAACGAGTGTTCTTTGTCACTCCACAGATTCTTGAGAATGATATACAATCTG GTATATGCATGGTGAAACAACTTGTTTGCTTGGTGATAGATGAAGCTCATAGAGCTTCGGGAAATCATGCTTACTGTGTTGCTGTTCGCCAG TTGGTGGCAGCTGCTGTGCCGCTAAGAATTTTAGCTTTGACTGCTACACCAGGAT CAAAACAGCCAAATATCCAAGCTGTCATCAACAATTTATGCATCTCAGAGTTGATTCATCGTGATGAGAGTGATCCTGAAGTCAAACGATATGTTAACACACGTACAGTTGAACTCATAAAG GTTCCTGTTGGCAGTGATACAACTCAAGTCAATGCTATGATTTTGGATCTTATAAATACACATGTTGTTCAATTGCGTGCTGCTGGGGTGATTGATAATAGGGATGCTGCAAAT TGGAACCCACATCAGTTGCTTATTTTAAGGACGAAATTCAGCCAAGCACCTCCACCAAATATTCCTctggaaaagaaaaaggaaattcaTAAATCTTTTGCAGCTCTCGTGTCACTTTGTCATGTGAGTAAAATGCTTTGGAGCCATGGAATCAAGCCAGCACATGAGTCAATTAAAGCAAAATTGAAAGAAGG GCACTCTTGGAATTTTGCTTCAAAGAATCAAACCTTTTGGGATGCAATGAATATGATGCAGAAGGTCTCATCTGAAGGCTTACCCAGTCCAAAGGTGCAGAAATTGGCAGAAGTGTTGGTCGATCACTTTC ACAAAAATGATTCCAAGGTCTCACGGGTGATTATCTTTTCACACTTCCGGGAAAGTGTCAA TGAGATTTTCGGTTCATTAAGAGACAGTGGTGACGGACTTTTCAGACCTGCACAGTTCATCGGTCAAACCTGTACAG GTGACCGACGGAAGGGCCAGACACAGAAAATGCAACAAGCTATTTTACAG AAATTTCGAGCTGGGGAATACAATATTTTGGTGGCAACATCAATTGGTGAGGAAGGTCTAGATATTATGGAGGTGGATCTTGTGATTTGTTTCGATGCCAATGTCTCTCCATTAAGGATGATCCAGCGAATGGGAAGGACTGGGCGGAAGCACGAAGGACAAGTTG TGGTTTTGGCTTGTGAAGGGCAAGAGCTGCAAGGGTACACAAAGAAACAAGGAGGTGCTCGGACAATGAAGAACCTTTTGCGTAAAGGGAACGCCTTTGAATACCATTCTAGTCCCAGGATG GTTCCACATGTCTATAGCCCAGAAGTTAAATATGTTAAATTGTCAATAGAGAAGTATGTCCATTGCTCCAAGAAAAGAAAAGTTGATGCGAGTGGCACACCACACATTTTGAACAAACTTTCAGAGGAAGATGGCCTATTGATTGCTCAGTACTTCAGTTCAAGCAAAGAAGATACTTGGAAACCGTCTCTTGTTGCGTTCCCTAGTTTCCAGGTTTCTCCATGTGATATCTATAGAGTGCCTCACTCTTATCGAACTACAGATATGCTAATCGATACTATGCAACAACTTCAAGATGTTTCATTCTCTAAAACTAAG TGTGGCAGTCCTTTACAAGAACCTGCTGATGTAGCAGCTTTTGAGGATCAAGCGTTGGAAGGTCATCACTTTTCTTCTGGAGAAGTGTCATCGAGTAAAAGTGCCAGTGTGCCAAGCTCACTGGTCAACAAATATCCTTTCCACTCATTCTTCAGTGGGGAATATGTAGCTGTGGATGTTAGAGGCTACATCTCAATCACCTTTGTACCTGCCTTACCGAGAATATCCGAGTTCCATAAGGATACAAGGAATATAAATTGGGAACATACAATCCAGAACAAGACTACTTCGAAATCGACTGCAGATGCCAGTGGGCAAATAACAGATAGCACTTATTCGAGTAAATTGGTCTATGAAGGCAATGCACTAAATTCAGCTCCTCATTTCCCTGAATATTCGGAGCAAAGTAACCAAGCTGATGGCACACACGTACTTTCCCCCAGTACTCCATCTAAAACGGTTACAAGTCCAATAGAAAAATGGGACACACCATGCAATGCTAAACTAGCAAGCCCAGTTTTGTCAGGCCAGGAAGACATGGAACTTAGTCCTAGGTTAacacattatattgaagaaggaattgTTCCTGAGTCTCCAGTCCTTGAAGTAAGCCATGAACAATTAGAAATAGACAGTGCTGCTGATCTTGGTTTTGTTGCAAAGGTTAGTTCTTCAAAGTCACACATTCAGGGAGCTCAACGCAATCGGCCAGAATGTAGTGACGGGCCACTAAGTTTTGTGAGAGAAGGTCAATTTCCTGCTGGTGTCATGGAACATCATGCTTCCTCAAGAGAGAATATCCTAGTTCAGACTCAAGCAAAAACAGAAGAGCCAATGTGTTCTTCGAAGGCAAAAATCTACTGCAGTCCTGCTTCTCATACCCCCACAGCAAATCTACTGTGTGATAGTATGTCTGATGACTGGCAGCCTAAGTCAGTAGGGAATACTTCAGGATCAGTACAAGAATTACCGAAGTACAGAAGACTCCGCAAATGTGGTGACAAGATCAAACGGGTATCCTCATTGTCTTTGAATGAAAGATATAATGGATCTGTAGGAGGACAATGTGATCAGATGGAGCATGATGTTG GAAACAGAAGGAAGGCCAAGAGGCGTATggatatatatattgatgagGAAGTCGA AGTGTCTGAAGATGCTGATATTTCAccggatgaggatgatgatcggAGTGAAGATAAATATGAAGATAGCTTTATTGACGATCAGACAACTCCTACTGGCcgattcactcagagtgaacaagGTGGTGAAAACAGTAACACTAACGACATGATGGCTTTCTACAG ACGATCACTACTTAGTCAGTCAACGGTAGTCCTGCCTTCGAGATACCAAGATGTCTCTGATAATTCTGGTTCCAGAGCTGGAAGTGCAAGCTGTTCATCAGGGAACTTGCACAATTCTATCGAGACTCCACAAGGAATTCAATTCCCTCAAATATATGGTACCACTGACCCAAGTCCTATAGGCCACCAGCAAATGTCCCTGGAGAGAGCCAGTTTGATAAAGGTACAGGGTGAAACAAGTGTGATTAATTGCGAATCAACCACCAAACCAGATAGCAGAAAGAGAAAACTAAGCTTCGAGCAAGCCGCCTCAATCTCTGTCATAAACCTTGAGCCAGAACCAGCACCACCTTCCTCACATGTTGCTACTGAAGTCGGTAATGACATGTACTGGGATGATGCTTTCTTTGAGAACCTCGATTTCGATGCAATCGAAGCACAAGCGACCGAGCAACTTAGACTCCAGAAAGCACAATCAGCACAAAAACCAACAGAAACTAAGCGAGCATCTGATGTCAGCTTCACGCCTCCATCGTTTGATCTCGGGATCTGA